In Exiguobacterium sp. 9-2, the genomic window ATAACGGTCGGATGTTCCCGGTCTCGGATAAGGCGGCAGACGTCGTTCGTGTATTGATCGATCAAATCCGTGCACATGGCGCCGAGATTCAAACAGACGCGCAAGTCGCTACGCTCGACTTCCATCCAGATGGTTCTTTTGCAGCTGTCATCTTAGAAAACGGCATGCGTCTTGAAGCAAAAAGTTGTATCGTAGCGGTCGGCGGACAATCTGTTCCGCACACGGGTTCGACGGGTGACGGCTATCCGTGGGCTGAAAAAGCTGGTCATACGATCACGGAACTTTTCCCAACGGAAGTCCCGATTTTGTTAGGTGATACGTTCATTCATGAAAAAACATTACAAGGACTGTCGTTGCGTGACGTTGCCTTAACGGTTCACGGTAAAAAGGACAAAGCAATCAAGACACATACGGGTGATCTACTGTTCACACACTTCGGTTTAAGTGGTCCGATCGCTTTACGGTGTAGCCAATATACGATCAAAGAGCGCAAACGATCGAAAGAGACGATCGTTCATCTATCGATCGATCTCTTCCCGGATGAGTCACTTGGTGCATTAACAGAACGCTTCCAGGCAGCACTTGCGGCAAATCCGAAGAAATCGGTTCGGAATGCCCTTCGTGGTTTTGTACCAGAACGATTGCT contains:
- a CDS encoding NAD(P)/FAD-dependent oxidoreductase, with amino-acid sequence MYDVIVIGGGPSGLMATLASLQAGARTLLLDKGNKLGRKLAISGGGRCNVTNRKPLDELVQSIPGNGRFLYSAFSQFNNESIIDLFEGFGVALKEEDNGRMFPVSDKAADVVRVLIDQIRAHGAEIQTDAQVATLDFHPDGSFAAVILENGMRLEAKSCIVAVGGQSVPHTGSTGDGYPWAEKAGHTITELFPTEVPILLGDTFIHEKTLQGLSLRDVALTVHGKKDKAIKTHTGDLLFTHFGLSGPIALRCSQYTIKERKRSKETIVHLSIDLFPDESLGALTERFQAALAANPKKSVRNALRGFVPERLLELLFARIGFGDEVCTQVKKQDWTDFLQQLKRFPLKATGTLDFDKAFVTGGGVSIKEIDPKTMMSKKAERLFFAGEILDIHGYTGGYNITAAFVTGHCAGSHAAEMARDTVS